A region from the Brevibacterium paucivorans genome encodes:
- a CDS encoding MMPL family transporter → MTTSINTQSFADRLTSRRGAWITLGVSLLILVALFGVFGKAKAPVGTNLAPADSESMQTAELMKKFPEADRGTILVVATRDDGAELTEDQLAQLKELLPVLDDHLGAESSGPLPSEDKKAALLVTDMQVSEASTENAEVVNGLRATLADKVPASLSLQVTGGPAFGADVAGAFDGANFLLLSITIGIVAVLLILTYRSPILWLLPLFAVGMADGLAGRVTAAAGAAWDLQFDAGIISVLVFGAGTNYALLLISRYREELLCTPNHRTALSNAWRGTVPAILASNFTVVLALLILVVAVIPSTRGIGIASAIGLVIALAAVLFLLPPLLAVSGRKAFWPFIPKPEQNATTLDTPATTSGGARATSQNATTQKRSFWRWAASNVVRKPAVSLLAGLALLGIMATGLLGTSVGLDQIEKFRVKSESATGFEVLSQHYAPGEAQPIWVVANSDKAQGVVDKAETVEGIVRAHPVDETEDGTLTKVMVTSEYAPSTAESLAQIRDLREAVHEVSDAEAVVGGAVAEDLDARDGNKRDLFLIAPLILGVCFVVLLVLLRSIVAPVLLLLVNLTSTVAAIGAGAWLSRVFLGQQALDLQVPLLAFLFLVALGIDYTIFLVHRARNEAKVHGTRDGMVEAITHTGGVITSAGVVLAAVFAALGILPLVTLGQLGLIVGVGVIVDTLVVRAVIVPSIFTLMGDKIWWPSKAPNASAR, encoded by the coding sequence ATGACTACCTCAATTAACACTCAATCCTTTGCGGATCGCCTCACATCCCGCCGCGGCGCGTGGATCACACTGGGCGTTTCGCTGTTGATACTCGTGGCCCTGTTTGGCGTGTTCGGAAAGGCGAAGGCCCCGGTGGGCACGAACCTCGCCCCCGCTGACTCCGAATCCATGCAAACGGCCGAACTCATGAAAAAGTTCCCAGAAGCGGATCGCGGCACGATCCTGGTCGTAGCAACGCGTGACGACGGCGCCGAGCTCACTGAGGACCAGCTCGCCCAGCTGAAGGAACTTCTGCCGGTACTTGATGACCACCTCGGCGCTGAATCCAGCGGACCGCTGCCCAGTGAAGACAAGAAGGCAGCCCTGCTAGTCACTGACATGCAGGTAAGTGAGGCGTCTACTGAAAACGCCGAGGTCGTTAACGGCCTGCGTGCCACCCTGGCTGACAAGGTGCCGGCCAGTCTGTCATTGCAGGTCACGGGTGGTCCGGCGTTTGGTGCGGACGTGGCTGGCGCGTTCGATGGCGCGAATTTCTTGCTGTTGTCGATCACGATTGGGATCGTGGCGGTTCTGCTGATCCTGACCTACCGCTCCCCTATTCTGTGGCTCTTGCCGCTGTTCGCAGTGGGCATGGCCGACGGTCTTGCTGGCCGAGTCACCGCAGCCGCCGGCGCCGCGTGGGACCTGCAGTTCGATGCGGGGATCATTAGTGTTTTGGTGTTCGGTGCCGGAACGAACTACGCGCTGCTCCTCATCTCTCGTTACCGCGAAGAGCTCCTGTGCACGCCAAACCACCGAACCGCTTTGAGCAACGCGTGGCGCGGTACAGTGCCGGCGATTCTGGCCTCGAACTTCACTGTTGTTCTGGCGCTCCTGATCTTGGTGGTCGCAGTGATTCCAAGTACCCGCGGTATTGGGATTGCCTCAGCGATCGGCCTGGTGATCGCGCTCGCAGCGGTGCTGTTCCTGCTCCCGCCTCTGCTTGCCGTCAGTGGGCGAAAAGCGTTCTGGCCGTTCATTCCAAAGCCGGAACAGAACGCAACGACATTAGACACCCCAGCAACCACCTCGGGCGGGGCCCGCGCCACTTCACAGAACGCCACAACACAGAAACGGTCCTTCTGGCGCTGGGCGGCCAGCAACGTGGTGCGCAAACCTGCCGTGAGCCTGCTTGCGGGACTGGCACTCCTGGGCATCATGGCGACCGGGTTGCTGGGCACCTCGGTGGGGCTGGATCAGATTGAAAAATTCCGGGTGAAGTCCGAATCGGCCACCGGGTTCGAGGTCCTTTCCCAGCACTACGCACCGGGCGAGGCCCAGCCCATTTGGGTGGTCGCCAACAGCGACAAGGCCCAGGGCGTCGTCGACAAAGCGGAGACGGTTGAGGGCATCGTGCGTGCGCACCCGGTTGACGAAACAGAGGACGGCACGCTCACCAAAGTCATGGTGACCAGTGAATACGCGCCAAGCACTGCGGAAAGTTTGGCCCAGATCCGGGACTTGCGTGAGGCTGTCCATGAGGTTTCTGACGCCGAGGCGGTCGTCGGCGGCGCTGTCGCTGAGGACTTAGATGCGCGCGACGGAAATAAGCGAGACCTGTTCCTGATCGCCCCACTGATTCTGGGCGTATGCTTCGTGGTGCTTCTGGTGTTGCTGCGTTCAATCGTGGCGCCAGTGCTGCTGTTGCTGGTCAACCTCACAAGTACGGTTGCAGCGATTGGTGCCGGCGCGTGGCTCAGCCGAGTTTTCCTCGGTCAGCAAGCCCTTGACCTGCAGGTGCCGTTGCTTGCGTTCCTGTTCCTTGTGGCGTTGGGGATCGACTACACGATCTTCCTTGTCCACCGGGCCCGGAATGAAGCGAAGGTCCACGGCACACGCGATGGCATGGTCGAAGCGATCACCCACACCGGTGGCGTGATCACCAGCGCCGGTGTGGTGCTGGCAGCGGTGTTCGCGGCATTGGGAATCCTGCCGCTTGTCACACTGGGCCAGCTGGGTCTGATCGTGGGAGTAGGCGTTATCGTCGACACCCTGGTGGTGCGCGCAGTGATCGTGCCGTCGATCTTCACCCTCATGGGCGACAAGATCTGGTGGCCAAGCAAAGCGCCCAACGCCAGCGCGCGCTAA
- a CDS encoding DUF1206 domain-containing protein: MSDLTDKSKDVADQAQDVADKAENVAHKAGDAHSETAEKAGEVIQQNPVYRGFVTVGLLAYGVVHLVIAFICVQIAWGGGASGQEASNSGATQQIAQQPFGYVVLIVCAVGLAALVVWQLIEAAIGNQQYSGAKRLFKRIASVGRSAVYAFLCASAVQAVAGTGGGSEEKQESMVGQVLGMPGGVVIIAVAGVVIAAVGVGQIVSGVKKSFEDDLDGGVAQWVKRLGQVGYITKGTAIIFVGGLFMWSSITHDPEAAGGTNSALRTLVDQPFGPYLLTVMALGIVAFGCFCLVWAFNARHEKAE; the protein is encoded by the coding sequence ATGAGCGACCTCACAGACAAGTCCAAAGACGTGGCTGACCAGGCACAAGACGTTGCAGACAAAGCGGAAAACGTCGCCCACAAAGCAGGTGACGCGCATAGTGAGACGGCCGAAAAAGCCGGTGAGGTGATTCAACAGAATCCGGTGTATCGCGGGTTTGTCACAGTAGGTCTACTTGCCTACGGCGTAGTGCACTTGGTCATTGCGTTCATCTGTGTGCAGATCGCGTGGGGCGGAGGTGCCAGCGGACAGGAGGCGTCTAACTCCGGGGCGACTCAGCAAATTGCACAACAACCGTTTGGATACGTGGTGCTGATTGTGTGTGCGGTTGGACTGGCTGCGCTGGTGGTGTGGCAGCTCATTGAAGCGGCGATTGGTAATCAGCAGTATTCGGGTGCAAAGCGGTTGTTCAAAAGGATTGCGTCAGTGGGTCGCAGTGCCGTGTACGCGTTCTTGTGTGCCAGTGCCGTTCAAGCCGTTGCGGGTACTGGTGGGGGTAGTGAAGAAAAGCAAGAGTCCATGGTGGGCCAGGTGCTGGGCATGCCTGGCGGCGTCGTGATCATCGCTGTGGCCGGTGTTGTGATTGCTGCCGTTGGTGTGGGCCAGATTGTTTCTGGGGTGAAAAAGTCGTTTGAGGATGACCTGGATGGGGGCGTCGCTCAGTGGGTGAAGCGTCTGGGCCAGGTCGGTTACATCACTAAAGGGACCGCGATCATTTTTGTGGGCGGTCTGTTCATGTGGTCATCAATCACGCATGACCCCGAGGCGGCCGGCGGCACGAATTCGGCATTGCGCACGTTGGTCGATCAGCCGTTCGGACCGTACTTGCTGACGGTAATGGCGTTAGGGATCGTCGCTTTCGGATGTTTCTGCTTGGTGTGGGCGTTTAATGCCCGGCATGAAAAAGCAGAATGA
- a CDS encoding M20 family metallo-hydrolase gives MSQSHESRTPSSGAIKPSIHNTRPIEPDAEALESAINQLSTYTDSAQDGWTRQVLSEPYKAAREFVANRMKSAGLEVHTDGAGNIIGRLPGLASERGARLKPLVTGSHTDTVASGGRFDGIVGVLGAIEMVEAMRRTGSRFERDLIVIDFLGEEANDFGTMCVGSNTLVGGVTPAMLDYTDPTGAKFGDALARFGVDPNAALNNAWQPGSFHAYIELHIEQGPQLERHNTQIGVVTAITGISRFIAQFSGRNDHAGTTPMDVRHDALMAAAASALTVERVTCGAPNHGVGTVGRMDAWPGALNVVPGRATLEAEFRSVDSDWLGVAQRNIAEQIAQEAHTRGVEVDLEWLATMEAVPTVPAIRDEIANAAQTAGLTWEAIPSGAGHDAQHMAALGPMGMIFVPSVDGRSHCPEEFSHTSDIANGVRVLAAALARLDAMDVIRQ, from the coding sequence ATGTCGCAGAGTCATGAGTCCAGAACCCCCAGCTCTGGTGCAATAAAGCCCAGCATCCACAACACCCGTCCCATTGAACCGGATGCGGAAGCGCTGGAATCAGCCATCAACCAACTGTCCACTTACACCGACTCCGCACAAGACGGCTGGACCCGTCAAGTACTCAGCGAACCGTACAAGGCAGCCCGCGAATTCGTGGCTAACCGCATGAAAAGCGCGGGCCTGGAAGTCCACACTGACGGTGCGGGAAACATCATCGGTCGGCTGCCTGGTCTGGCTAGCGAACGTGGTGCCAGGCTCAAACCGCTGGTGACGGGTTCGCACACGGACACAGTTGCCTCAGGTGGCCGGTTCGACGGAATCGTGGGCGTGCTGGGTGCCATTGAAATGGTCGAAGCCATGCGACGCACAGGAAGTCGTTTCGAACGCGACCTCATTGTCATCGACTTCTTAGGCGAAGAAGCCAACGACTTTGGAACCATGTGCGTGGGATCAAACACCCTGGTGGGAGGCGTCACCCCGGCCATGCTGGACTACACCGACCCCACTGGCGCAAAGTTCGGCGACGCCCTGGCACGCTTTGGTGTGGATCCCAACGCCGCGCTCAACAACGCGTGGCAACCGGGTTCCTTCCACGCCTACATCGAACTGCACATTGAGCAGGGGCCACAGCTGGAACGGCACAACACCCAGATCGGTGTGGTTACAGCGATCACGGGCATTTCGCGTTTCATCGCTCAGTTCAGCGGCCGCAACGACCACGCCGGAACCACACCCATGGACGTGCGCCACGACGCTCTCATGGCCGCGGCCGCCTCGGCTTTGACGGTCGAACGGGTCACGTGCGGCGCACCCAATCACGGAGTGGGAACCGTGGGGCGGATGGACGCATGGCCTGGCGCGCTCAACGTGGTGCCTGGCCGGGCAACGCTCGAAGCTGAGTTCCGCTCCGTTGACAGCGACTGGCTGGGCGTTGCTCAGCGCAACATCGCTGAACAGATCGCCCAGGAAGCCCACACCCGAGGTGTCGAAGTGGATCTCGAGTGGCTCGCCACCATGGAGGCGGTCCCCACCGTTCCGGCTATCCGCGACGAGATTGCCAACGCCGCCCAAACTGCCGGTCTCACCTGGGAAGCGATCCCTTCCGGTGCTGGGCACGACGCGCAACACATGGCCGCGCTTGGTCCCATGGGCATGATTTTCGTCCCCAGCGTGGACGGGCGCTCGCACTGCCCTGAGGAGTTCAGCCACACCTCGGACATTGCCAACGGCGTGCGCGTCCTTGCCGCCGCCCTTGCCCGCCTTGACGCTATGGACGTCATTCGCCAGTAG
- a CDS encoding GntR family transcriptional regulator, with protein sequence MLRIDPAGATPPYEQLRSQLIQQIESGELPPGSRLPAVRRLASDLGIAPNTVARTYRELETQGYVKTAGRRGTIVSEDTSATPALTATRDFARQLVDMGIDAESAVRMLRRAFAEVAQR encoded by the coding sequence ATGTTGCGCATTGACCCCGCAGGTGCGACACCTCCGTACGAGCAGCTTCGTTCGCAGCTCATCCAGCAGATCGAGTCCGGAGAACTCCCGCCCGGTTCCCGCCTCCCAGCCGTGCGACGTTTAGCTAGCGACCTGGGAATCGCACCCAACACGGTCGCCCGCACCTACCGCGAACTCGAAACCCAGGGATATGTGAAAACCGCGGGCCGAAGGGGAACGATCGTGAGTGAAGACACCTCGGCCACGCCTGCACTCACGGCCACCCGTGACTTCGCCCGCCAGCTTGTGGACATGGGTATTGATGCGGAGTCGGCGGTGAGGATGCTTCGCCGGGCCTTCGCCGAGGTGGCACAGCGTTAA
- a CDS encoding copper resistance protein CopC yields the protein MMRTVAGKQMSRVEVRLSVSRALAVVLLGTLFMWLGAAPSFAHAQLLSTDPADGSSLEAAPSQVRLTFNEPVQAVEGATRLFSSDGNSTVMTAHAVDSTVTVDLPEDLPDGGYSLTYRIISADGHPVGGSVTFEVGHGEHPSPHPSGGDPNDSVNTVVASLLTGVHYLGLLVLAGLVFFEVLIARVHVPPVTKVLRYAYGCALASAALLLPVSGANVAGTDLVNTALGADTPLFLPLDRWVPFVPVQQWVSTGVVFVAGLGAVVFTALSAVRSSNVIWRVFALICAVGALMTPVLTGHSQTQKPLWAMMTSDVAHLVAGAVWCGGLVGLVFMMTRTQLGARNQPGATSAGEPKVSPTVPATCTPEFTAEVVRRFSGWALACVVGVALTGVVMVLLIADDLVALVSSSYGRLLVLKLGLVAVVVLLAGWNRFRLLPRVIKEPTVPLRWSALRRVVALEAAVLVAVLLVTGFLSNANPFVDSGSKAGSAGGSEVSQEARFEAESQGLRIAGDVKPAAVGTNTMTFILEYEGKPITSDDVTVTLRLPEQNLGPLNEEAHWDPDAGHYEASMQVPASGKWSLQVAARVDSYTEPIVVVPFEVR from the coding sequence ATGATGAGAACCGTCGCTGGAAAACAGATGTCTCGCGTGGAAGTGCGGCTTTCAGTGTCGCGGGCGCTGGCTGTGGTGTTACTCGGCACGCTTTTTATGTGGCTGGGAGCGGCGCCAAGCTTTGCTCACGCACAGTTGTTGTCCACGGATCCAGCCGATGGTTCCAGCTTGGAGGCTGCTCCATCGCAGGTTCGCTTGACGTTCAACGAGCCCGTACAGGCAGTTGAAGGTGCGACGCGTTTGTTTTCCAGCGACGGTAACTCCACAGTCATGACGGCTCACGCCGTTGACTCCACGGTCACCGTTGACTTGCCTGAGGACTTGCCGGACGGTGGGTACTCGCTGACCTATCGCATCATTTCTGCTGATGGGCACCCAGTGGGTGGATCGGTGACCTTCGAGGTGGGGCACGGTGAGCACCCGAGTCCCCACCCTTCTGGTGGTGATCCCAATGACAGCGTCAACACTGTGGTTGCTTCACTCTTAACTGGAGTGCACTATCTTGGCCTGCTCGTGCTTGCTGGGCTTGTGTTTTTCGAGGTCCTCATTGCTCGAGTCCATGTTCCGCCGGTGACTAAGGTGCTTCGCTACGCCTACGGTTGCGCGTTAGCTTCCGCGGCTCTCCTGTTGCCCGTGTCAGGCGCCAATGTTGCCGGAACTGATCTTGTGAACACCGCGCTGGGAGCGGACACCCCGTTGTTCCTTCCCCTGGATCGTTGGGTGCCATTTGTTCCTGTGCAGCAGTGGGTGTCTACCGGAGTGGTGTTTGTCGCTGGGTTGGGAGCGGTAGTCTTCACCGCACTCTCTGCTGTGCGTTCGAGTAACGTCATCTGGCGAGTTTTCGCGCTGATCTGCGCGGTGGGGGCACTCATGACGCCTGTTCTTACCGGTCACAGTCAGACTCAGAAACCTCTGTGGGCGATGATGACTTCGGATGTCGCTCACCTCGTAGCGGGAGCAGTGTGGTGTGGCGGTCTCGTGGGGCTCGTGTTCATGATGACTCGTACGCAACTGGGGGCTCGGAACCAACCCGGTGCCACCTCGGCGGGGGAACCCAAAGTTTCGCCCACCGTGCCGGCAACGTGCACACCGGAATTTACGGCCGAGGTGGTGCGCAGGTTTTCGGGGTGGGCGCTCGCCTGTGTTGTGGGCGTTGCTCTGACTGGTGTGGTCATGGTTTTGCTTATCGCTGACGACCTGGTTGCGCTGGTGTCTTCGAGTTATGGCCGACTTTTGGTGCTTAAGTTGGGGCTCGTGGCTGTTGTCGTGCTGTTGGCAGGCTGGAATCGTTTTCGGCTTTTGCCTCGCGTCATCAAGGAGCCTACGGTTCCGTTGCGCTGGAGTGCGTTGCGGCGTGTAGTTGCTTTGGAAGCCGCCGTGCTGGTTGCGGTGCTGTTAGTTACCGGGTTCCTGAGTAATGCAAACCCCTTTGTCGACAGTGGTTCGAAAGCAGGTTCGGCGGGTGGTTCTGAGGTTTCTCAGGAGGCACGTTTTGAGGCGGAATCACAGGGGTTGCGGATTGCCGGCGACGTGAAACCTGCAGCTGTTGGAACGAACACCATGACGTTCATATTGGAGTATGAGGGAAAGCCGATTACCAGCGACGATGTCACCGTGACGCTACGACTACCTGAACAGAACCTCGGCCCGCTAAACGAAGAAGCCCACTGGGACCCGGACGCGGGTCATTATGAAGCTAGTATGCAGGTTCCCGCATCCGGGAAGTGGAGTTTGCAGGTCGCGGCTCGAGTTGATTCATACACGGAGCCGATTGTTGTGGTGCCCTTCGAGGTTCGGTAG
- a CDS encoding DUF664 domain-containing protein, which translates to MPTTAKPFSALTDQIQRQLESIVEMAVQVDRSGVTHVPLRSHWTVAGLLNHQRYVIRFWIANVVVGADLPVPWTDDSPHKDWNADPEVALETFVNALQQEWKDALSLLAAYPPGELASQADDDGNRPTVDWVLSHLLAEVARHAGHMDAVCEILKLSPAE; encoded by the coding sequence ATGCCCACCACTGCGAAGCCCTTTTCCGCGCTCACTGATCAGATCCAGCGCCAACTCGAATCGATCGTCGAAATGGCCGTTCAAGTCGACCGATCAGGTGTGACTCATGTTCCCCTTCGTAGTCACTGGACCGTTGCGGGGCTTCTGAACCATCAGCGGTACGTCATTCGCTTTTGGATCGCGAATGTTGTGGTCGGAGCTGATCTTCCGGTCCCGTGGACCGATGACTCGCCACATAAAGACTGGAATGCCGACCCTGAGGTCGCACTCGAGACCTTCGTCAATGCCCTTCAACAGGAGTGGAAGGATGCCTTGTCTTTGCTTGCCGCGTACCCACCGGGAGAGCTTGCGTCCCAAGCTGACGATGACGGCAACCGCCCCACGGTCGACTGGGTGTTATCCCATCTACTAGCCGAAGTAGCCCGGCACGCCGGCCACATGGACGCCGTTTGCGAGATACTTAAACTTTCACCCGCCGAATAA
- a CDS encoding TetR/AcrR family transcriptional regulator — protein MSVDRNTLITGTAAVVADAAIRVMVSQGLDALSVRNVAAEAGVAPGTVQYQMGTRDDIIAKAIVRSLQRQESRALTQTDATDFHAVIHGRLAELLPIGPVQREDSAVWVIVGAAASTREWLADLYDAEVTSFRARVSEGLEAAQRFGKLARGLSPEQGARLVTALVNGLTIDYLNAPVDSAMQLLEDLASGLALIVEPGSPKS, from the coding sequence ATGTCCGTCGATCGCAATACACTCATCACCGGCACCGCCGCAGTGGTCGCTGATGCCGCCATTCGCGTGATGGTCAGCCAGGGCCTCGATGCCCTGAGCGTGCGCAATGTCGCCGCGGAAGCGGGCGTGGCCCCTGGGACCGTCCAATACCAGATGGGTACACGGGACGACATCATCGCGAAAGCTATTGTCAGGTCGTTGCAGCGCCAGGAGTCGCGGGCCCTCACGCAAACGGATGCGACGGATTTTCACGCGGTTATCCACGGTCGCTTGGCCGAGCTTTTGCCGATTGGACCCGTCCAACGCGAGGATTCCGCTGTGTGGGTCATTGTGGGGGCTGCCGCCTCGACACGCGAATGGCTGGCTGACCTATATGACGCTGAGGTGACGAGCTTTCGAGCGCGCGTATCTGAAGGTCTCGAAGCAGCGCAACGTTTTGGAAAGCTGGCCCGCGGGCTGTCGCCTGAGCAAGGAGCTCGTCTTGTCACTGCACTGGTCAACGGCCTGACGATCGACTACCTCAACGCTCCTGTGGACTCAGCGATGCAGCTGTTAGAAGACCTCGCTTCAGGACTCGCGCTGATTGTGGAACCCGGGTCGCCTAAGAGCTGA
- a CDS encoding DUF4870 domain-containing protein, with protein sequence MNETYSTHQTTDPSTERTWAILSHLSLIISSVVSVGMLSFVGPLIVWFIYKDKSDFVRNAAAGSFNFAVTLALASAAATVLAFTVILLPVSFIIWAIVYIVSIVIPILAAMAASRHEMYRYPLTLPLLR encoded by the coding sequence ATGAACGAGACATACAGCACTCACCAGACCACCGACCCGTCGACCGAACGTACCTGGGCAATCTTGTCCCACCTTTCACTCATCATCTCCTCGGTGGTGAGTGTGGGAATGCTCTCCTTCGTGGGACCGCTCATCGTGTGGTTCATCTACAAAGACAAAAGCGACTTCGTGCGCAATGCGGCCGCAGGATCCTTCAATTTTGCAGTGACCCTGGCGCTCGCCTCAGCGGCCGCCACTGTCCTCGCCTTCACTGTCATTTTGTTGCCCGTGTCTTTCATCATCTGGGCGATCGTCTACATCGTCAGCATCGTGATCCCAATCTTGGCAGCGATGGCTGCTTCCCGCCACGAAATGTACCGCTACCCACTCACGCTCCCGTTGCTTCGCTAA
- a CDS encoding YcnI family protein, whose protein sequence is MHKKTLNKKSLLSRTLGVTAAAAALSIAGAMPASAHVTVKTDNAAAGSYTVLQVSVPHGCDGSATTKVSIKIPEGINMVTPTRNGFYSVEKVMKDLPEPITDGHGNKITQRVDEVVYTAKTPLPADQRDVFELSTKLPEDAAGKTLYFPTVQKCEKGETAWVQIPAEGQDPHELENPSPELEVTEAVEDGHGHAHGAHGHNHADGHDHGHEHGSDEKWVDAQPASQSGEGNNTPLVVTSLIVGILGLATGVWALLRGRKKA, encoded by the coding sequence ATGCACAAGAAAACTCTTAATAAAAAGTCACTGTTGTCCCGCACTTTAGGTGTCACTGCTGCGGCCGCGGCTCTATCCATCGCGGGTGCTATGCCTGCAAGTGCTCATGTGACTGTGAAAACTGACAATGCCGCTGCCGGTTCGTACACGGTCTTGCAGGTGAGCGTGCCACACGGGTGCGACGGTTCCGCAACCACGAAGGTCTCTATCAAAATTCCAGAGGGCATCAACATGGTGACCCCAACGCGCAATGGTTTCTACTCGGTAGAGAAGGTGATGAAGGATCTTCCTGAGCCAATCACCGATGGACACGGAAACAAGATCACCCAGCGTGTGGACGAGGTCGTGTACACGGCTAAGACGCCATTGCCAGCAGACCAGCGTGACGTTTTTGAGCTGTCGACCAAGTTGCCCGAGGACGCAGCCGGTAAAACCCTGTACTTCCCGACAGTGCAGAAGTGTGAAAAGGGAGAAACCGCTTGGGTGCAGATACCGGCTGAAGGGCAAGACCCGCACGAGCTTGAAAACCCGTCACCGGAACTTGAAGTGACTGAAGCCGTTGAAGATGGTCACGGACATGCACACGGTGCTCATGGGCACAACCACGCTGACGGCCACGACCACGGACATGAGCATGGCTCTGATGAGAAGTGGGTAGACGCTCAGCCAGCGAGCCAGAGTGGGGAAGGAAACAATACGCCTCTAGTGGTGACCTCGCTCATCGTGGGCATCCTAGGTTTGGCAACCGGCGTCTGGGCGCTTCTGCGGGGCCGTAAGAAAGCATGA
- a CDS encoding GAP family protein, producing the protein MTDFLPLAGLALVDSLSAGTLVIPIALIFMWRRVRVGLLGTYLATIATAYFGLGVALLLGFDAAVRRFSGVSETDWFRWVTLVLGAGLFVFGVFSPNPKKHTATQSAGAEVPEGRASRLAKSASLSVTGMAGLALGAAVVEAATMLPYLGAMGIIQSMSFGFSGKVALIAGYCLIMILPAILVAVIAGAAGPAIFPRLERAMRRLEYEAKVTLLWIAAIVGGYMAMSSAVRLGLIG; encoded by the coding sequence ATGACAGACTTCCTTCCTCTTGCCGGCCTTGCACTCGTAGATAGTTTGAGCGCAGGTACCCTTGTCATTCCGATCGCCCTGATTTTTATGTGGCGACGAGTCCGGGTGGGCCTGTTGGGCACCTACCTCGCGACGATCGCCACGGCCTACTTCGGCCTCGGGGTTGCGTTGCTACTGGGGTTCGATGCGGCAGTTAGACGGTTTTCTGGAGTGAGCGAAACTGACTGGTTCCGGTGGGTGACGCTTGTTCTTGGCGCGGGACTTTTCGTCTTCGGCGTGTTCTCGCCAAACCCCAAAAAGCACACGGCCACGCAGTCCGCCGGCGCCGAGGTGCCGGAGGGTCGGGCTTCTCGCCTCGCCAAGAGTGCGTCGCTGAGTGTGACCGGCATGGCGGGGCTGGCGCTGGGTGCTGCAGTCGTCGAGGCGGCGACGATGTTGCCCTACTTAGGCGCGATGGGGATTATCCAGTCTATGTCCTTTGGATTTAGTGGCAAGGTCGCGCTTATTGCGGGTTATTGCCTCATTATGATCCTGCCGGCGATTCTCGTGGCTGTCATTGCCGGTGCCGCGGGACCAGCCATTTTTCCGCGGTTGGAGCGCGCAATGCGACGGTTGGAATATGAAGCGAAGGTGACGTTGCTGTGGATCGCGGCAATTGTGGGAGGCTACATGGCGATGTCGAGCGCAGTAAGGCTCGGACTGATCGGTTGA